A portion of the Ricinus communis isolate WT05 ecotype wild-type chromosome 10, ASM1957865v1, whole genome shotgun sequence genome contains these proteins:
- the LOC8271118 gene encoding protein GL2-INTERACTING REPRESSOR 1 isoform X2, whose amino-acid sequence MSRRNGNGPKLDLKLNLSPPRADPRVESPNRSATVSPTSPPSSCVSSELNQDDTLRYSNSPEATSMVLVGCPRCLMYVMLSEDDPKCPKCKSTVLLDFLHENTVQTRNS is encoded by the coding sequence ATGAGTCgaagaaatggaaatggaCCAAAGCTTGACCTGAAGCTGAACCTCTCGCCACCAAGGGCTGATCCCCGAGTGGAGTCGCCAAACCGATCAGCAACAGTGTCACCAACATCACCACCAAGCTCATGCGTGTCATCCGAACTAAACCAAGATGACACCCTTCGATACTCTAATAGCCCTGAGGCTACTTCCATGGTGCTTGTGGGGTGCCCAAGGTGCCTTATGTATGTCATGCTCTCTGAAGATGATCCCAAGTGCCCTAAATGCAAGAGTACTGTGTTGCTGGATTTCCTTCATGAGAACACAGTTCAAACAAGAAACAGTTAA
- the LOC8271118 gene encoding protein GL2-INTERACTING REPRESSOR 1 isoform X1: MALKVQTQQHHHHQYHFVGATVATHGSSLTTLCQPISLTLNLFQYANLSCSYIELEEPFPLPLGWQKFLNLQTGEIYYTKNTRKKTMSRRNGNGPKLDLKLNLSPPRADPRVESPNRSATVSPTSPPSSCVSSELNQDDTLRYSNSPEATSMVLVGCPRCLMYVMLSEDDPKCPKCKSTVLLDFLHENTVQTRNS; encoded by the exons ATGGCCTTGAAGGTTCAAACCCAGcaacaccaccaccaccagtATCATTTTGTGGGTGCTACAGTTGCTACACATGGTTCAAGCCTAACCACTCTTTGCCAACCCATCTCACTTACTCTTAATCTCTTCCAATACGCTAACCTCTCTTGCTCTTATATTGAATTAGAAGAGCCTTTTCCTCTTCCCTTAGGTTGGCAAAAGTTCCTTAATCTTCAG ACAGGTGAAATATACTACACAAAGAACACACGAAAGAAGACCATGAGTCgaagaaatggaaatggaCCAAAGCTTGACCTGAAGCTGAACCTCTCGCCACCAAGGGCTGATCCCCGAGTGGAGTCGCCAAACCGATCAGCAACAGTGTCACCAACATCACCACCAAGCTCATGCGTGTCATCCGAACTAAACCAAGATGACACCCTTCGATACTCTAATAGCCCTGAGGCTACTTCCATGGTGCTTGTGGGGTGCCCAAGGTGCCTTATGTATGTCATGCTCTCTGAAGATGATCCCAAGTGCCCTAAATGCAAGAGTACTGTGTTGCTGGATTTCCTTCATGAGAACACAGTTCAAACAAGAAACAGTTAA